A genomic stretch from Sporocytophaga myxococcoides includes:
- a CDS encoding DUF2238 domain-containing protein: protein MNYTTASSLKLSEEKSNTFPLALLALFMGVWLWTLIDTSDINNWFLENTLTFLFGSTLLLTYKKYRLSDLSYTFIFVYLNLHIYGAKYTYAENPFGFWLQEVLHTSRNHYDRIVHFSFGFLLAYPMRDLFKNTFKFPEKYCWLLPAEITLSFSAMYELIEWAVADLLFPEQGAAYLGSQGDIWDAQKDMGLAFSGAIIILLLVFICQKIFNGAQKQHS, encoded by the coding sequence ATGAATTACACTACAGCTTCAAGTTTAAAACTTTCGGAAGAAAAATCGAATACCTTTCCATTGGCGCTCCTGGCTTTGTTTATGGGGGTATGGCTATGGACATTGATAGACACCTCAGATATAAACAACTGGTTTCTTGAAAATACATTGACCTTCTTATTCGGAAGTACCCTGCTTCTTACATATAAAAAATACAGACTTTCAGACCTCAGCTATACCTTCATTTTTGTATACCTTAACCTTCACATTTACGGAGCTAAATACACTTATGCTGAAAATCCTTTTGGATTCTGGCTTCAGGAAGTATTACATACATCAAGAAATCATTATGACCGAATTGTTCATTTTAGTTTTGGTTTCCTGCTTGCATACCCTATGCGAGATCTGTTCAAAAACACATTTAAATTTCCTGAAAAATATTGCTGGCTTCTTCCAGCTGAAATAACACTGTCCTTCAGCGCCATGTATGAGCTGATAGAATGGGCTGTTGCAGATCTGTTATTTCCGGAGCAGGGAGCTGCTTATCTTGGTTCACAGGGAGATATCTGGGATGCGCAGAAAGATATGGGCTTGGCTTTCTCAGGGGCAATCATTATCCTGTTGTT